The Limanda limanda chromosome 14, fLimLim1.1, whole genome shotgun sequence genomic interval aaacaaacacaaccaattatataaacaaacgcaaaaacaactttcagccaacacaaccaaaaacaaacactactgcatattcaagcacacaattcaggttttttaatggacctcgccaaatggaaccctgggtaatcaggcccagttttccactcactataatgccaatataatttttgcaaagatattatatatctatatattgccaattccaatccttagtctccctttgtgctgactcaacacaacttagaagctgttgagtctttatatatgtactgtaaaaactggctaatgtgtacaacttcaagcagggttgggtcttcactttgccgtccctacaggcaagagaccgtacaggtgtattgtcaccctgctggaaacaaatgcaaacacaaacgaaggcccattcagtgaagatagtctaatgacaaataaacaggcttacatgtagatgcgtggacaagctggcgggcagatatacaggcagttacaaatacagctaatagacacaaaaggttagtgttgaagtgccgtcaagcaagacactgataatttataaaaaagtgTAACCAAATTATAactgtaaccaaatttgcaccttaagatacccaattggatgtattttggagatgtaatttagcattcaaaaaaacattggtcttaaattatttatttccttgttcagtctgaaatttggcagcaaaaccagactgtgtccagtgttttttcttctctgtactagcactgtccaggctgttaacaaaagagaaaatatcttattttgtgtgcctagtttccctttgctgagttatcataaggggcattgtgtatcagtcctgctactgatgaaaggtccatgtttagttatatttacagacttttttagtggttatactttggtctattagtgttcttaggtagactcaagaggcacttgtttattctgttgtattgattctttgttgtctctagaagttcagatgcagttgtccaatactattttaacctcagcatcttgggttcaaaatttgtaaaattatacattatatatatagtgttgttataatttttcagtcagttgaaataaatcctgaagagaacaattttgggttgctttgtgtctgtataggcctactacaaaaagcacttagcacttttaattttggtacttgtacttttgatacttaagtacatttcaataccagatacttttgatacttaagtacatttaatatgagcgactctaagacttttattcaattcattttctgacgggtgacttttacttttaccggagtcactttcaagtaagatatctgtacttttactcaagtatggctttcaagtaatttatacaccactgccaCTATGAGGTGGtcggtgaagtgtttgagtccacaaaacacttttggagtttcaggggtgaaCAGTTTTGCAGCCAGATCAAATACAATTGAAGGCAATGGGAccccttcttcagacgtaataaaagaaactgcctccatactgctcctgtggtgtcatccaagtgttcaTAAGCCCAGACATTCAAGTTTCGCCTCTAAACGGTGTCATTTGCACCATGTTTTTAGTCTTAATttcctctgatgtcctcctctTCGAGCACATGCACTACACAAAAGCTCTCGCCCTAGATGTGCACGAGACGAGATCAGCGAAAACTCACGATAAGTACCTGTTGCATCAAAAGTTCAGGTAGCAACACTAGTTCCAGTAGCATCTCTAGTTCAGGTAGAATCCCTGGTTCTTGTAGCATCGCTAGTTCCAGTAGCATAAGCATAGCTGAAGTTACGGCGGCAAGTTGTCACTGATTTCGTCGCTGGGCCTTGTTGGTGAGAGCATGAAGGCTCGAGCTTGCGCGGTGTGTGTGCGCTCGAACGTGGCTGGAGGCAGGAGGATAGCAGAAGACATTCAGGCTACAACATGGAGTAAACAATGTctttttgaattgaatttgaacaccacaggagcagtttggagtcagtcaatgtttttttctgttgttttttaatggagacctattatgcccattttaccacaagttgatatggttccttggggtcttaatgaaatgtctgtaacattttttggtcaaaataccacaaggatcatttaaaacagcagccttcttaccctgtctaaaacagccctcttcagattgacctgttttgagtcccccccgccccccccctcctcgccccgcccccctctaaccaccccgccccccccccctgtcaatcacacacacacacatccactttcacgtcttaaatctctccttagcatatttaaggttgttaaaataattttaagtcactgtcctacacatatatttctgtatttgtttgttgtgtttcttcattgaagctacaattttaaaactacaacaccttctgataaggatgtacatttatttaaatacatgcattagatatgtgtgtatacagtatttaattgtatgtgtatatttattcatacagggcatatatacacacacacacgcacacacacagacacacacagacacacacacagacacacacacacacacacacagacacacacacacaggcaaagggatgtgggggctagctttggaagctaacactgctgcaacttttgcggcgaaatgcacttaaaaccccgggtatgagtattttaaagcgagcgacggaggcggcaacgagctgctggtgaccggcaccggGTCGTGCAGCTCGGGgtgcgtggagcaaatctgtaagagccacaaaagttataatgcacagctctctccccccccctcctcctcctcctcttcgccaCCCGGGCGCTGAGCGAGCCCCCGGcaccggtacaatgcaaccggagactggggggggtccttgaacacgttccgatgctagtttctaacaaagacagacacacacagaagctacgagtcgggttagcctccgagtgcattgttttctatgtaaacgtgcggcatgcccgggacgccacacacacacacacacaagctagactccgagagcATCGTCCTCCACTCAGGACCCCAAATGGGATCTCTCCCCTGCTTCCCGGGTGGGGGGCCACATGCAATACTGCTGTAAATACGTTCACAAGCAACCATTCCAGAAAGTGCTGGAGCTCTAAACACAAACTAGCAGCTAGTTACCGTTAGCTCCCTGCTGATACACGTAAAGCATCTAAGTGGCCACAGCGGCAGAGACACGGTCCCCAACACCGGGACGTCTCCGGAGGTGCACGGAGGTGCCGGGGCTAACGCTAGCAGCAAGCTAACGCTCCCGACAAAAAgctgtttctatttattcatgctgcttctaccggggcaaaacacacacacagaagccagcgttagctgctgctgctacccgtaaacacacactgacaccaacaagtcacagccagctgaggtaGCAGAGGCACATagtccacagcatcaacacagctcCGAAGCTCCGcagctcctacctggaaaaaacaccaacagctcgcGTTGTCTCCCGGCTCCGGGTTCACGCTGCCGGCTTGCGGCTCCCGGGCTCCGGTGGTgcgaggcagctagtggaggcagctagTGCGAGCCGGAGCGCGGAGCGGAGGTCCGGTCGGAGCTCCGGCCGGCGGAGCTCCCCtgcgtaaacaaacacatccaccagaagcgagcagctgacatggagccagcagcccccGTGCGAGCCCTGGCTGAGGAtggagctgtggcaggtaaatcaccccgaccgcaggctctgtttcctccgcctctcacccagctgATCGTGAGATCGCGGCTTCTGCCCCGGCAGCCTCCTCCGTGATCACGGAGCAGGAGCCGCAGAGCAGGAGCCCCGGCTCCGCGTTCACGGAGCCGGggctgaggagggagctgtggcaggtaactcaccccaaccgcaggctctgtttcctctgcctctcacccagctccctggctggttagctctgtcttctgaagctggagtcacatgaagACATTTGTGCTGATTTGTGCAGCCCAGCACTGAGCATCTTGGGTGTGGAAGTCGACTCATGCTGCTAGTTAGCTTATCCGATTGTTTCCAAGGCTTGCAAGACTTTAATGGCGGCCGGCCGGACTCCGATGAACTGAAAAAGTGGGTGGGTCGAGGGGTGGTtcgagtggtggggggggggggcgtactACATGGGCATTTTTAACTATTACGTATTAGTTTGGTGTATTCCCATTCGAGGCCATCTAGagtatagtttctgacatagaggaaccacaacaaatcgcgggagttgtttttttccagagtttctgggacggtagacatgccagatacccaaattaacatgTAGAAGCACtgcaaaagtggaattttcataatatgtcccctttaagtgAGAAGAATTGATCCCCAGGTACTTCCGTTGGCAGCAACACTTTGAACCACCCTGAAAGTCCAAAAGTGTTTGCTTCTTGTTATTTGCTTTCTTCACCTGCTGATATCTCTAATGCATGTTCCTGTTGCCAGATCTGACAAATATAGCTGCCAGTCGAATGTAGAGCGCAGGTTTCAGATGAACTCTGTTGATCCTAGGAACGTCCTCTAATATCACTCTGAGGATTAGTGGTGGAGGGTAAAGTTTTCAAATCATTTACTTTCATACTTGAAGTACCAACATTTCACTATAAATTACTCCATCACCAGTTAAATTCCTGCACTAAAAATGTAGGGCACAAGTGTTTGAGTATTACAGGAATATGTACTTAAGGGATCAAATGTAAAAGTTTTTAATTCAAGAAAAAGAGCCATTTGGACTATGTTTGTAGGTTCAGGTCCAGGATGGAGGTCTAGAGTTGCTCGTTTACATGCATCAAACACCAGGAGAAGTCATACATGTTCTCacctactggtaatactcagtTTGCAGTAGTATCTGGCAGAGGAGCAGTGGTCGAGACAGTTCCTTCGTGTTGTTGTCtctgttttactttgtatttgGTCTCATAGTCTGACCAGAAAACATCAGCTGTGATAGTCTCACTTTAAGCACATCAGGCATTTTAagtatttcttgttttgttctatTTATATGAATGTGCGTTGTTTTTCCGAAATATCACCTCTTATTTCCCTGTAGTGCATTTTCTTGTACACTGACAATAATggttttctattattttcaaTTCTATTCTGTTGTATTCAATTCCACCTTCAGCATTTCTTTGGGATTTGCACAGGGGAACATGAACAGGATATTTTATTCTGTAGCATTAATGACACAGAGACTTCCCtttgaaataatacaaatatattcatttttGCCCTAATCAAAATATAATGTTAGACAATTCATATAACAAGTTAGGTTTGTCACATCTGAATTGGTTTCAGCcaaaaaatccccaaaacacaacaatcagcAATGATGTATTTTTTAACCGAATAAATCCATGAAGAAACAGTTGATAGCTAATGGTGCTACTGGTTGTCATTTTACTTCCTATATAACAAAGACGCACAAATGAGATACCGTAGGATGCACAGTACGTTTGTGTCGACAGAGCTTTAGAGAACCCATTCTATAAGATTTCTAAACCTTTTTGAAACTCATTCAGCTTTAGCTTTTGTCTTCCTTCTATTTCTGCAGCATAGTAACCAGAAAACAGCCACAGTAAAGAGCAGCAGTGCagccgcagcagtcagcaacaccAACAGAACATCTAAACTATAGTACGAGTACCAGGGCATCTTATAAGCCTCCGTACGCAGGTGTGCTGCCCCTTTGTGACGGATCACATACTCCACCCAGAAGATAGCGTGATCCATGGGTGCTATTGCCTGATCTCTGTGCAAGCTAGACAGTCGTTGCATGTTCTGTCTGTAGCTGTCCTGCAGGAGCACTTCCTGAAGACCTTGTTCGAAACTCTGTCCATTAAGCTCACCCAGCTCAATGATCTTGgcagctcctctctccttcaaACGTACAAGGTTGTCAAACTGGTCAAAGAACAGGGGTATGCCGACCACGGGCACACCGTGGTAAATGGCCTCCTGGACTCCGTTGGTTCCTCCATGAGCTACAAAGACTTTGGTCTGAGGGTGACCCAGGAGGTCTCTCTGCGGCATCCAGTCCACGATGAGCGTGTTGTTGCCCAAAGTGGAGGGACGCTCCCCTTTGTGTCGCCATATCACCTGATCAGTAAACGAAAAGAATCAACATTAATTTGCTGCACCTCTGTTCATGAGCAGACAGACAATACGGCAACAATAATCTGGAAGCCCATCGGCCATCATCTGATGATGAATTAGCCTCTGGGACCAAAGACCAATCTATTAAGTTTCTATTAAGGTGCTTCCTGTGTAGTGAAGGGATAtcaatccctccatcctcctaaATCGACTCCATCTTCCATTATCTGTACACTGTTTAAAGGTATATCCAGGTGTGCtaaaaacttttaatttaacTAGTTGGGTCATAAGGAGTCATTGAGGTGACCTGAAGGACTAAACAACTCCTAACAACTCCCAGAAGTCACTAATACCTGGGAGTCCCAGCAGTCAGTTAGAACTCAAGAAGCCTGAAAGAAGGTGAAACtcaaccaagtccagttgaCCTGTTCTTTAGCACTTGGATATTCCAAATATTTCCTTTCACACAACAGACTAGTCAAAACTTTTTTCCAAGCAAATCACAAACAGTGAATCTTATTGTAGCAATGTTAGGTATAGATGACATGTTGGTTTATCTCTAATAACAGCTATCTGCATGTGAATGTagaaagatttttaaaaaacagtgagCCGatgcatttcagtgtttttttacctAATCTGCTGTTGATTCATTGCTTTGTGGCACATTTCCAGCTTTTAACATTTAGTAACGGGTACGTTACCTTCTGAGGCATCTTGGCAAAGGTGCTGGCGATCTCATCTGCAGCCTCTTTGGGTAAAGCGTTCACCAAGGTTCCCAGAGTCATGATGATCACACCATGCTCGCCGGCGCTCTGAACAAACTGCTCCAGGTCCGCTGGCAGAGGCTGGGCCGGTTTGCACTGGAACCCTCCGATGTAGATGACGTTCGGCATCGTGGGCCGAGGGAAGTCAAACACAAAGTCTGACCTGAACAGCCATATGTCTGCATCCTGAAGCATCGAGATGATGTCACATTCACCCTCAATATATTTACTGCAGGCAACTTCATAGATTGGCCCGATCAAGAATTTTTTCTGGAACAATATGATGCCGTAGAAAAACAGATTCTTGATCCTCTGCATGAAATCCATTTTGTCGGTTAAACCCGATCCTGGCACTGGAATATAAGAGAGTGGGGAGGGGGCTATGGCAAATTGTCCGTCTCCGCCGGGGATCCAACGAACATTTAGCACCAGGGGCAGTTTGAGATACTTTGCTAACAGAACCCCTGGTGCTACGGCCGGGTCAGTGAGAACAAGATCATATTGGGCGTCCCTTAATCTTTTGACCATATTTGCATCATCTAATAATTGAGTGAGTGCACCATACCAGATAGAATGAGCATGAGTTATCATGGAGAGGAAATCCTTTGTAATTTTGATGGAAGTTAGAATTGacgcctcttctctctgtgcctGAAAAAAATCGTAAGAAAATAAGTACTACAAAAATCCAATAAATATGAATTGTAATATTACGTACAGACTAGTTGACCCAGTGGGGCCCAGTACATCAACCATGATGGCATACCTTCATGTGTTCCTGCAGGAACTCATCAAAGAAGTTCTCCAGACTCTCATCCATTTGAATTGTAATTGAGGTGTAAAGAGGAGACTCCTCTGGGATGTACCAGCTTTTGCTGCTCCGGATCACAGTGAGGCTGTGTCCTCTGGCATGAAGCTCCTCCAGCAGGAGCTTCATGTTGATCCAGTGGCTGCCGTCAATGGGGAACACCAGAATGTTCCCTCCGTGGGAAGGAGGGGGGAAGGAAATCAGACCAACACTGAGAAGAACCAATATTCCACAGACACGAGACAGGGGCATGGTTCCTAAAATACAGGTGTGAGAAACAATTGCATTTTAATATGTGAGTTAACACAAGTTTATAAAGTGAAAATTATATTACTATCAACAGCATGAACAGGTTCCTGAGATTCACTCACCCATGCTTGAGAGTGGCAGCCGTAGTTCTGCCTGCCTGCACCCTGACATTCACTCGAAAGGATTCCTTACATATTTGAGTTCAAACTCCACATCTGATTGGTCCATAAGGGTAAATGAGTTACAATGCATGTGTCATACAAAGCTATGATGCTGCAGACAATGTTCTGCAGTTAACAACCAAAGTGTTAACTTCTTATTTAATATGCCTTCGTAGATTTATCACTGACAACCTGATCATGTTGTCTGACTAGTGTGTGAAGTTGTGTGAAGTTTCATGagtgttttttctctgtcacatgtaaacacatgTGACCTCTTTCATAAGGTTGTTGGTCCTGGTTGGGCAACTTGAGCCTTCTGGAATTTCACACATAACATGgcaaaggaatagttcaccaaaaaaatgaaaatccactcattctctactcaccactgtgctgctggaggtggtggatgaagtgtttgagtcaacaaaacacttttggagtttcaggagtcaacagtgttgcagccacaGCCAATACAATTGAAGGCTATGGACCCCTTCTTCATactaataaaacaacaggaaaaaatacagaaactgcctccatactgctcctgtggtgtcatccaaatgTCCATAAACCCAGACAGTCATGTTGGACTCGAAATGTTGTCATTTGCACCATGTTTTTAGTcttaatgtcctctgatatcctcctctggaggCACGTTCACGTTCGAGCCCAAGGTGTGAACGAGACTAGATCAGCAACAACTCATGATAAGTACCTGTAGCATCGCTAGTTCCAGTAGCATCACTAGTTCAGGTAGCATTGCTAGTTCTTGTAGCATCACTAGTTCCAGTAGCATAAGCATAGCTGAAGTTGCGGCAGCAAAGTTCTCACTGATGTCTTCACTTGGCCTTTTGGTGAGAGCATAAAGGCGCGAGCTTTTGCGGTGTGTGTGCGCTCAAACGCGGCTCAGGGCAGGAGGATAGCAGCGGACATTCAGGCTTAAACATGGAGTAAATTATGCCTttttgagttgaatttgaacatcacaggagcagtttGTAGTCAGCCaatgtttctttctgttgtttttttaagtgagAAGAATTGATCCCCAGGTAGGCCTACTTCCGTTGGCAGTAACACTGTGAACCCCcttgaaactccaaaagtgttttgtgaactcgaacacttcacccagccctccatcggcatagtggtgagtagagaatgagggaattttcatttttgggtgaactatccttttAAACCTGGAGAAAGACAGGTTTCCTGGCTAAATCCTGCTTCTTGTTAGGTGCTTTCTTCACCTGCTGATTTATCTAATGCATGTTCCTGTTGCCAGATCTGACAAAAATAGCTGCCAGTTGAATGTAGAGCGCAGGTTTCAGATATGAACTCTTTTGATCCTAGGAACGTCCTATAATATCACTCTGAAGATTAGTGGTGGAGGGTAAATCTTTCAAATCCTTTTACTTTCATACTTGAAGTACCAACATATCACTATAAATTACTCCATCACCAGTTAAATTCCTGCACTAAAAATTTAGGGCACAAGTGTTTGAACATTACAGGAATATGTACTTAAGGGATCAAATGTACAAGTTTTTAATTCAAGAAAAAGACCCATTTGGACTATGTTTGTAGATTCAGGTTCAGGATGGAGGTCTAGAGTTGCTCGTTTACATGCATCACACACCAGGAGAAGTCATACATGTTCTCacctactggtaatactcagtTTGCAGTAGGtgagggctggggggggggcttagtAGAgtgtgcaggaggcaggagagtaACATCATCAACATGCCCCCTCACTCACTGCTCTGATTACATATCAGTTCAATCCCTTTGCACTACTGAGATAAGAGCGTTGCAAGTTCACAGATGTGTGGAAGCACTTTGATAACAGATTTCTTCGTGTGTAAGAAGCATTTTATTCTTGTACTAGTGGAGGTGGAGCAAATTTACAATATTGTATTAGCCTACAACTAATGATTATTGTCGCTTAATCTGTTACTCATTCAGCCAATTgtttagtttgttagtttggtctcctgctgtctcctccatgctcttgagactgtgctgagagacactgacaaCCTTCTTGCGACTGCACGTGTGGATGTGtcatcctggaggagctggactacctgTGCAACCTGATCGGGCTGCAGCTACCGCCTCCTGCTAC includes:
- the LOC133019849 gene encoding UDP-glucuronosyltransferase 2C1-like, whose translation is MSGCRQAELRLPLSSMGTMPLSRVCGILVLLSVGLISFPPPSHGGNILVFPIDGSHWINMKLLLEELHARGHSLTVIRSSKSWYIPEESPLYTSITIQMDESLENFFDEFLQEHMKAQREEASILTSIKITKDFLSMITHAHSIWYGALTQLLDDANMVKRLRDAQYDLVLTDPAVAPGVLLAKYLKLPLVLNVRWIPGGDGQFAIAPSPLSYIPVPGSGLTDKMDFMQRIKNLFFYGIILFQKKFLIGPIYEVACSKYIEGECDIISMLQDADIWLFRSDFVFDFPRPTMPNVIYIGGFQCKPAQPLPADLEQFVQSAGEHGVIIMTLGTLVNALPKEAADEIASTFAKMPQKVIWRHKGERPSTLGNNTLIVDWMPQRDLLGHPQTKVFVAHGGTNGVQEAIYHGVPVVGIPLFFDQFDNLVRLKERGAAKIIELGELNGQSFEQGLQEVLLQDSYRQNMQRLSSLHRDQAIAPMDHAIFWVEYVIRHKGAAHLRTEAYKMPWYSYYSLDVLLVLLTAAAALLLFTVAVFWLLCCRNRRKTKAKAE